The Antricoccus suffuscus genome has a segment encoding these proteins:
- a CDS encoding class I SAM-dependent methyltransferase, producing MIPDWNGEQGHFWVQQQRHQDAVLETFIQPVLDGAAIEPGQNVLDIGCGCGATTRAAGHIAIQGGVLGVDISGPMLGLAQELAADEGLSNVDFMQADAQTYSFEPAAYDAMISRFGVMFFEDPHVAFTNIATALRPGARLAYVCWQPAKANPHISLPMRAIVQAFPDALPRNAPQPPFSMADPETVRDLLSGSGFTEIDLAPIVGDVRVGNDVDDVMHHFQSQPMAKNILNAQVPAEVDKVIAQIRGQLESHAGPDGVFLGSAAWLVTAQRA from the coding sequence ATGATTCCCGATTGGAACGGCGAGCAGGGCCACTTCTGGGTACAGCAGCAGAGACATCAGGACGCGGTACTCGAAACTTTCATCCAGCCCGTGCTGGACGGCGCGGCGATCGAACCCGGCCAGAACGTGCTCGACATCGGCTGTGGCTGTGGCGCGACGACGCGGGCCGCCGGTCACATAGCCATCCAAGGAGGCGTGCTTGGCGTCGATATCTCCGGGCCGATGCTCGGTCTTGCGCAAGAGCTCGCTGCCGATGAGGGACTGAGCAATGTCGACTTCATGCAGGCAGACGCACAAACCTATTCATTTGAGCCGGCGGCGTACGACGCAATGATCAGTCGGTTCGGCGTGATGTTCTTCGAAGACCCGCATGTGGCATTTACGAACATCGCCACCGCGTTGCGCCCGGGGGCTCGGCTGGCTTACGTGTGTTGGCAGCCAGCGAAAGCTAACCCACACATCTCCCTGCCGATGAGGGCGATCGTTCAAGCGTTTCCAGACGCGCTACCGCGGAACGCCCCGCAGCCGCCGTTCAGCATGGCCGACCCCGAGACCGTTCGCGATCTGCTAAGCGGCAGCGGTTTCACCGAGATCGACCTCGCGCCGATCGTCGGCGACGTGCGGGTCGGTAACGACGTCGATGACGTGATGCACCATTTCCAGTCCCAGCCAATGGCAAAGAACATCCTGAACGCACAGGTTCCCGCCGAGGTCGACAAGGTGATCGCGCAGATCCGCGGGCAACTCGAGAGTCATGCCGGTCCAGACGGAGTGTTCCTCGGCTCTGCAGCCTGGCTCGTGACGGCGCAACGAGCATGA
- a CDS encoding NAD(P)H-dependent flavin oxidoreductase — protein MTAQTRFTARFGLQHPVMLAPMAGVADATLAAAVSAAGGLGMIGGGYGDRDWLTRQIAGAQGNRVGCGFITWSLAKQPELLDLALESEPAGIMLSFGDPTPFAAKIKGADVPLICQVQTIAQARQALDAEADIIVAQGSEAGGHGASRGTFALTPAVADLVSEQSPQTLVLAAGGVADGRGLAAALMLGADGVLVGTRFYATPESPVAPALKNRVIDSAGDETIRTGVFDLARGYRWPQEFTARAVRNTFTGEWHGNEDALDAARTTQGERYKHAVAEADSSIVAVFAGEDIDLIHEITPVAEILTQMSDDAAALLTSHR, from the coding sequence ATGACCGCGCAAACGCGCTTCACCGCGCGCTTTGGTCTGCAGCACCCCGTGATGCTCGCGCCGATGGCCGGGGTGGCCGACGCAACGCTCGCCGCGGCAGTCAGCGCAGCGGGCGGGCTCGGCATGATCGGTGGCGGCTATGGTGATCGCGACTGGCTCACCCGTCAGATCGCTGGCGCACAGGGCAACCGTGTCGGCTGCGGATTCATCACATGGTCACTCGCCAAACAGCCGGAACTGCTTGATCTGGCCCTCGAGAGCGAGCCTGCGGGCATCATGTTGTCCTTCGGCGATCCGACGCCGTTTGCCGCGAAAATCAAGGGGGCCGATGTACCGCTGATCTGTCAGGTCCAGACGATTGCGCAGGCGCGACAAGCGCTCGATGCCGAGGCGGACATCATCGTGGCACAAGGAAGCGAAGCCGGCGGCCACGGAGCCAGTCGCGGCACATTCGCCCTCACCCCGGCAGTTGCCGATCTCGTCAGCGAGCAGTCACCGCAGACGCTAGTGCTCGCCGCAGGCGGGGTCGCCGACGGCCGCGGTCTCGCCGCGGCGCTCATGCTTGGCGCCGACGGCGTACTAGTGGGCACCCGGTTTTATGCCACACCAGAGTCACCGGTCGCCCCGGCGCTGAAGAATCGGGTCATCGACTCGGCCGGAGACGAGACAATACGTACCGGCGTATTCGACCTTGCCCGCGGTTATCGATGGCCGCAGGAGTTCACTGCGCGCGCCGTACGCAACACATTCACCGGCGAATGGCACGGCAACGAAGACGCCCTCGACGCGGCAAGAACCACCCAGGGGGAACGCTACAAGCACGCCGTGGCCGAAGCGGATTCGTCCATCGTGGCCGTCTTCGCCGGCGAAGATATTGACTTGATCCACGAGATAACTCCAGTGGCCGAGATCCTCACCCAGATGTCGGACGATGCCGCCGCCCTACTCACCAGTCATCGGTGA
- a CDS encoding GNAT family N-acetyltransferase, with translation MRHDIRLHGFGFRLEPLNSTHIEPLWRLLDEQMWAGMVTEFPVDAAALSAQLLAAVDTPGVMVFAAVEERSGMVVGCTRYYDHVPAQRRLEIGTTFYSREWWGSHLNPACKWLLFDYAFAKLDIYRVALRCDVRNTRSAAAIERLGATPEGILRGHRIDPHGEISDTAYFSVLQPEWPEVRGRLLKRLDLATIPDIAD, from the coding sequence ATGCGCCACGACATTCGACTTCATGGTTTCGGGTTTCGGCTTGAACCGCTTAACAGCACGCATATCGAGCCGTTATGGCGGCTTCTTGACGAGCAGATGTGGGCCGGCATGGTGACCGAGTTCCCTGTCGATGCCGCGGCATTGAGCGCGCAGTTGCTGGCTGCGGTCGACACACCTGGAGTCATGGTGTTCGCCGCCGTTGAGGAGAGATCGGGCATGGTCGTCGGCTGCACCCGATACTACGACCACGTCCCCGCGCAGCGTCGACTTGAGATCGGCACGACCTTCTACTCGCGTGAATGGTGGGGAAGCCACCTCAATCCGGCGTGCAAGTGGCTGTTGTTCGACTATGCATTTGCCAAGTTGGACATCTACCGGGTCGCGTTGCGTTGCGATGTGCGAAATACCCGGAGTGCTGCGGCGATCGAGCGGCTCGGTGCGACGCCCGAGGGCATCTTGCGCGGGCATCGGATCGATCCGCATGGCGAGATCTCAGACACGGCATACTTCTCGGTATTGCAGCCGGAGTGGCCGGAGGTGCGTGGCAGATTGCTCAAACGGCTCGATCTTGCGACGATTCCTGACATCGCGGATTAG
- a CDS encoding class I adenylate-forming enzyme family protein — MTTLGEVLRRQALRVPAREALIFGERRRTYAEFDAEVNRRANALIRAGIKKGDRLALMSTNTDDFAFVVYAAFRIGAVFVPVNPRMAAPEVTYLLDDSGASAFIYHPSLHEVASRGHAAATRPPAVFLATAPGDVPADITTLAAEETTDHPDVEVLESDDAEILYTSGTTGKPKGVLLDHHRVLWDGVNVDLGCGIRDGHRMLHVAPFYHSAELNLFLLGGVMVGATHIILPAFDPTAVLDAMETERAAVFFGVPTMYQMLLAEPTFGTRDLSEWSIGMFGAAPMAPSLIERLVKALPGVLLYNLCGPTEAGPGGVALGPEDLLRKPGSNGVAFLNTEMRVVDADDNDVPAGETGEVILRGETTMKEYWNKPEATAETMRGGWVHTGDIARIDEDGYITLVDRMKDMIITGGMNVYSVEVENALAAHPDVLDCAVLGVPHETYGESIVAVVTPREGATLDLETVKAHVRTLLADYKAPHELVIGEVPRNPSGKIVKHELRAKLIAQ, encoded by the coding sequence ATGACCACTCTTGGTGAGGTACTTAGGCGTCAGGCGCTTCGTGTCCCGGCGCGTGAAGCGCTCATTTTCGGAGAACGTCGGCGTACGTACGCCGAGTTCGACGCTGAGGTAAACAGGCGCGCGAACGCTCTGATCCGGGCCGGAATCAAGAAGGGCGATCGGCTTGCCTTGATGAGCACCAACACCGACGACTTCGCCTTCGTCGTGTACGCGGCGTTCCGGATCGGCGCCGTCTTCGTGCCGGTCAACCCGCGGATGGCCGCGCCCGAGGTGACCTACCTGCTCGATGACAGTGGGGCGAGCGCATTTATCTACCACCCGTCATTGCATGAGGTTGCGTCTCGCGGTCATGCTGCTGCGACCCGACCACCGGCGGTGTTTCTGGCGACGGCGCCGGGCGACGTACCGGCGGACATCACAACTCTGGCCGCCGAAGAGACGACCGACCACCCCGATGTGGAGGTGCTGGAGTCGGACGACGCCGAGATCCTCTACACCTCAGGTACGACGGGCAAACCAAAAGGTGTGTTGCTCGACCATCACCGAGTGCTCTGGGATGGCGTTAACGTGGATCTGGGGTGCGGGATCCGCGACGGGCATCGCATGCTGCACGTCGCACCGTTCTATCATTCGGCCGAGCTCAACCTGTTTTTGCTAGGCGGGGTGATGGTTGGAGCGACACACATAATCCTGCCGGCGTTCGACCCGACCGCCGTACTCGACGCGATGGAAACCGAACGGGCGGCGGTATTCTTCGGTGTGCCGACGATGTACCAGATGCTGCTGGCCGAACCGACGTTCGGCACCCGCGACCTGTCGGAGTGGAGCATCGGCATGTTTGGTGCCGCGCCGATGGCACCGAGCCTCATCGAGCGGCTCGTCAAGGCATTGCCCGGCGTCCTGCTGTACAACCTGTGCGGGCCGACCGAAGCCGGGCCTGGGGGCGTCGCGCTGGGTCCGGAGGACCTGCTGCGCAAGCCCGGCTCGAACGGGGTCGCATTCCTGAACACCGAAATGCGGGTCGTCGATGCGGATGACAATGACGTGCCGGCGGGCGAAACCGGTGAGGTCATCCTGCGGGGCGAGACGACGATGAAGGAATACTGGAACAAGCCTGAGGCGACGGCGGAGACGATGCGCGGTGGCTGGGTGCATACCGGCGACATCGCGCGCATTGACGAGGACGGCTACATCACGCTCGTCGACAGGATGAAGGACATGATCATCACCGGCGGGATGAATGTCTACTCGGTCGAAGTGGAAAATGCGTTGGCCGCGCATCCCGACGTACTCGACTGCGCCGTCCTCGGCGTACCGCACGAGACCTATGGCGAGAGCATCGTCGCGGTTGTGACTCCGCGCGAAGGCGCGACGCTCGACCTGGAGACCGTCAAGGCGCACGTGCGGACACTTCTCGCGGACTACAAGGCACCGCACGAACTGGTGATTGGCGAGGTCCCGCGCAACCCGTCCGGCAAGATCGTCAAGCATGAGCTGCGCGCCAAGCTGATCGCCCAGTAA
- a CDS encoding MFS transporter translates to MIAEIGVGALIPVIATSATDLGANLAIAGLMAAMLPIGQILADVPAGALAGRIGDRRAMVVATGVALVGMLSAALAPSLWLLGIGVVTVGAANATFGLARQSYLAEVTPARLRARALSTLGGVARIGQFLGPFIGALVIHGGAGSHAIWVGVATSIIAGTIVLAVPDLAGAEQLRAREAASRRSMATVVREHIPVLTTLGFAVLLVGAVRGARQTVLPLWTEHLGLSPATTSLVYGLCGAVDMLLFYPAGKVMDHAGRLWVAIPSMAIMGLSMLLLPLTYSVTTVSLVAALLGVGNGMGSGILMTLGADVAPPGERSQFLGVWRLEIDIGNAGGPLILSAGASLGSLAGGIISIGVLSVGTCLALGRWVGRWSVHANRKTRVAAGVFEDRAGPVDIQRDPQGD, encoded by the coding sequence ATGATCGCCGAGATCGGCGTCGGGGCTCTGATCCCGGTCATCGCTACCAGCGCCACCGACCTCGGCGCTAATCTGGCGATCGCCGGGCTGATGGCCGCGATGCTGCCGATTGGGCAGATCCTTGCCGACGTACCGGCCGGCGCGTTGGCCGGCCGGATCGGTGATCGCCGCGCGATGGTCGTCGCCACCGGCGTCGCCCTCGTGGGGATGCTGTCTGCCGCACTCGCGCCGAGCCTGTGGCTTCTCGGGATTGGCGTCGTCACCGTCGGCGCTGCCAACGCCACGTTTGGACTGGCGCGGCAGTCGTACCTCGCGGAGGTCACGCCGGCGCGTCTGCGGGCGCGGGCGTTGTCGACGCTCGGCGGCGTGGCTCGGATCGGACAGTTTCTTGGCCCGTTCATCGGCGCACTGGTCATTCACGGTGGCGCCGGCTCGCATGCCATCTGGGTCGGTGTTGCTACCTCCATCATCGCCGGCACTATCGTGCTCGCCGTACCGGATCTGGCCGGAGCTGAGCAGCTGCGCGCTCGGGAGGCCGCCTCGCGCCGGTCAATGGCGACGGTCGTCCGCGAACACATACCGGTCCTCACGACGCTTGGTTTCGCCGTACTGCTCGTCGGCGCCGTTCGCGGCGCCCGACAGACCGTCCTACCGCTATGGACCGAACACCTTGGACTCTCGCCCGCGACCACCAGCCTGGTATACGGGTTGTGTGGCGCCGTTGACATGCTGCTGTTCTATCCGGCTGGCAAGGTCATGGATCACGCCGGTCGGTTGTGGGTGGCAATTCCGTCGATGGCGATCATGGGGCTCAGCATGTTATTGCTGCCGCTGACATACAGCGTCACTACCGTCAGTTTGGTTGCCGCATTGCTCGGCGTCGGAAACGGCATGGGTTCCGGAATCCTGATGACCCTCGGCGCCGACGTCGCACCACCCGGCGAACGGTCCCAGTTCCTCGGCGTATGGCGACTCGAGATCGACATCGGCAACGCGGGCGGGCCGCTGATCCTTTCGGCCGGCGCTTCTCTTGGTTCGCTCGCCGGCGGAATTATCAGCATCGGTGTACTCAGCGTGGGTACGTGTCTAGCGCTGGGCAGATGGGTCGGCCGTTGGTCTGTGCACGCAAACCGCAAGACCCGTGTCGCTGCAGGCGTATTCGAGGATCGAGCGGGCCCCGTCGACATTCAACGCGACCCGCAGGGTGACTAG
- a CDS encoding aldehyde dehydrogenase family protein, whose translation MATVSYTSSTIDPELSKQFESALARARAGRQAPILHHIGNTESDAGESFASRDPANPATVLASAHTAGRDVVDAAVAAARGSAAGWRNTHHEERIEVMRAAADGFATREMELAGALSAETGKSRLESLAEVQESHDLIEQYCDVLEAGNGFITPMKGRNGEHNVDVLRPYGVFGVIAPFNFPIALAIGMTAAALVTGNAVVLKPSDKTPLSTELAAEIVRNALPDGVLNVVQGGPATGTALAESAIDGLAFTGSAKVGWGLIQQLSRGPRPRPVLAEMGGQNPVIVTDSADLDAAASGIVRSAYGFSGQKCSSTRRVIVARAVYDGLLERLVARTGELVVGDAALQEMNVGPLIDEVIADRVERALKSADTDGHVVTGGRERSLPGHFFRPIIVTGLPRGHRLTREELFAPFVTITAVDDFEEAIGEANAVDFGLTAGIFTTDDRQIDQFFSEAEAGVLYANRAAGATTGAWPGEQSFCGWKQSGSTGKGGLGPWYPQGFCREQNRTFVK comes from the coding sequence ATGGCAACCGTCAGCTACACGTCCTCGACCATCGACCCGGAACTCAGCAAGCAGTTCGAATCCGCGCTAGCCCGCGCACGCGCAGGCCGGCAAGCACCGATACTGCACCACATCGGTAACACCGAATCCGACGCAGGTGAATCGTTCGCCAGCCGTGACCCGGCTAATCCGGCGACCGTTCTCGCTTCCGCTCACACCGCTGGACGCGATGTCGTCGACGCCGCCGTGGCGGCAGCCCGCGGATCCGCGGCCGGCTGGCGCAACACTCACCATGAAGAACGAATCGAGGTAATGCGGGCAGCGGCCGACGGCTTCGCCACCCGCGAAATGGAGTTGGCCGGCGCCCTGTCCGCCGAGACCGGCAAGAGCCGGCTTGAATCTCTTGCAGAGGTGCAGGAATCGCACGACCTGATCGAGCAGTACTGCGACGTACTCGAGGCGGGCAACGGCTTCATCACCCCGATGAAGGGCCGAAATGGCGAGCACAACGTCGACGTACTTCGGCCGTACGGCGTATTCGGCGTGATCGCACCGTTCAACTTCCCCATCGCATTGGCGATCGGGATGACCGCGGCCGCTCTCGTGACTGGGAACGCGGTCGTTCTCAAGCCTTCCGACAAGACCCCGCTCTCGACCGAGCTAGCTGCCGAGATCGTGCGTAACGCCTTACCAGACGGTGTACTCAACGTCGTACAGGGCGGTCCGGCCACCGGCACCGCACTTGCCGAGTCGGCCATTGACGGCCTGGCATTTACCGGATCGGCGAAGGTTGGCTGGGGTCTGATCCAGCAGTTGTCACGCGGTCCTCGCCCGCGTCCGGTCCTCGCCGAGATGGGCGGCCAAAACCCCGTCATCGTGACGGACAGCGCGGACCTCGATGCTGCGGCCTCCGGAATAGTGCGATCGGCGTACGGGTTTTCCGGGCAGAAATGTAGCTCCACGCGCCGGGTGATCGTTGCGCGTGCCGTGTACGATGGACTGCTCGAGCGCCTCGTTGCGCGCACCGGCGAGTTGGTGGTCGGCGACGCGGCGCTCCAGGAGATGAATGTCGGCCCGCTAATCGACGAAGTTATCGCGGACCGGGTCGAGAGGGCTCTTAAGAGCGCCGACACCGACGGGCACGTCGTGACGGGCGGTCGCGAACGCTCGCTACCCGGTCACTTCTTCCGGCCGATCATTGTGACCGGTCTGCCGCGTGGCCACCGGCTGACCAGAGAAGAGCTGTTCGCGCCGTTCGTCACCATTACGGCAGTCGATGACTTCGAGGAAGCGATCGGCGAGGCCAACGCCGTGGACTTCGGCCTTACCGCAGGGATCTTCACGACTGACGACCGGCAAATCGACCAATTCTTCAGCGAGGCCGAAGCCGGCGTTTTGTACGCCAATCGTGCCGCGGGCGCTACGACGGGTGCGTGGCCGGGCGAACAGTCCTTCTGTGGATGGAAACAAAGCGGGTCTACAGGTAAGGGCGGCCTCGGGCCTTGGTACCCGCAGGGATTTTGTCGTGAACAGAACCGCACGTTCGTGAAGTAG
- a CDS encoding HNH endonuclease signature motif containing protein: MSTRNKVQAERTQPRLDLPSTPAATGETAPPTMQGPVTKAETFAATLTQLVDIEHAEALLYREKLALRSILLSTADYQLIDPSAVPGGPRRHARADCPDIGSDTWLQNIDLAAAELAAATCVSTGTAKNQLATASYYTHHYAVAVASLDPDGDPYRGMTAHKLDLFTEHTTDLTDTELEKVTARVLPHAHTDTPRQFARRIEKAVIAVTGTSKQKQRRARAAQDRYVAFDSDSITARIFGRLPIACARALDTALDDLARSGALPGDVRTHEQRRIDALAACVLGPAAMIRPAGHPAYGGAIPGAAAWDADGQYLITDPSESAEAAAVFEKIRGLAATINFTVPRVPEVTIKVTIPAHLLAGSDLAGTETGTRHTGDVNGADADCDDSDGAMEAETVADPHRRAVAAIEGLGPIDADLARHLAKDARWQRVITDPYTGAVLDVGTKIYRPPAQMRRRIIQRDHTCRFPGCTRPAERCDVDHIDPHRPDGTGGTTGDCNLIALCRRHHRLKHQTNWRVTLHDDASCEWTSPAGRRYLTYPADTDPPPPPPPHD, encoded by the coding sequence ATGAGTACGAGGAATAAGGTTCAGGCGGAACGGACACAACCGCGCCTCGACCTGCCCTCGACACCCGCCGCAACCGGCGAGACGGCCCCGCCCACGATGCAAGGTCCGGTCACGAAAGCCGAGACGTTCGCGGCGACCCTCACCCAACTGGTCGACATCGAACACGCCGAAGCACTCCTGTACCGGGAGAAACTCGCCCTGCGCAGCATCCTGCTCAGTACCGCCGACTACCAACTCATCGACCCCTCCGCCGTGCCGGGTGGTCCCCGCCGGCATGCGCGGGCCGACTGCCCCGACATCGGGTCCGATACGTGGCTGCAGAACATTGACCTCGCCGCCGCCGAACTCGCCGCCGCGACGTGCGTGAGCACCGGTACCGCGAAAAACCAGCTCGCCACCGCCAGCTACTACACCCACCACTACGCCGTAGCGGTCGCCAGTCTCGACCCCGACGGAGACCCCTACCGCGGAATGACCGCGCACAAACTGGACCTGTTCACCGAACACACCACCGACCTCACCGACACCGAACTGGAGAAGGTCACGGCACGAGTCCTGCCACACGCGCACACCGACACGCCCCGCCAGTTCGCGCGGCGTATCGAGAAAGCGGTCATCGCGGTCACCGGCACCAGTAAGCAGAAACAACGCCGCGCCCGCGCCGCTCAGGACCGGTACGTCGCGTTCGATAGTGACTCGATCACCGCACGGATCTTCGGGCGGCTACCGATCGCGTGCGCCCGCGCCCTGGACACAGCGTTAGATGACCTCGCGCGCAGCGGCGCACTACCGGGTGACGTGCGCACGCATGAGCAGCGGCGTATCGACGCCCTCGCGGCGTGTGTGCTGGGGCCGGCGGCGATGATCCGCCCCGCCGGGCACCCCGCCTACGGCGGGGCGATACCCGGCGCGGCGGCGTGGGACGCCGACGGGCAGTACCTGATCACCGACCCGAGCGAGTCCGCGGAAGCCGCCGCAGTGTTCGAGAAGATCCGGGGACTAGCAGCGACGATCAACTTCACCGTCCCGCGCGTGCCCGAGGTGACGATCAAGGTCACGATCCCCGCGCACCTGTTGGCCGGGTCCGACCTCGCAGGCACCGAAACCGGCACTCGCCATACCGGAGACGTGAACGGTGCCGACGCCGACTGTGACGATTCCGACGGCGCGATGGAAGCCGAAACGGTCGCGGACCCGCACCGCCGGGCGGTCGCCGCGATCGAGGGGCTCGGGCCCATCGATGCCGACCTCGCCCGCCACCTCGCGAAGGACGCCCGATGGCAACGCGTCATCACCGACCCCTACACCGGCGCCGTCCTCGACGTCGGCACCAAAATCTACCGCCCACCGGCACAGATGCGCCGCCGGATCATCCAACGCGACCACACATGCCGGTTCCCCGGCTGCACCCGCCCCGCCGAACGTTGCGACGTCGACCACATCGACCCGCACCGCCCCGACGGGACCGGCGGCACCACCGGCGACTGCAACCTCATCGCCCTGTGCCGACGCCACCACCGACTGAAACACCAAACCAACTGGCGAGTAACACTCCACGACGACGCGTCGTGCGAATGGACCAGCCCCGCCGGCCGCAGATACCTCACCTATCCCGCCGACACCGACCCACCACCACCACCACCACCACACGACTAA
- a CDS encoding acyl-CoA synthetase — MDNGLGYWSYKHADLNADREAFVQGESRVTYALFNVRTNKLASALEGIGVGKGDRVALLSTNSIEFMEVLFAVAKLGAICVPLNFRLAGPELAYAIVNSESRALFYSADLHGSTQAALSVPEVVDLQHVVCIPVDEADNAVDVPDGVTLLGYEALLESGRPQDAHHAVDADDPLLILYTSGTTGRPKGAMLTHHNMYANAIHLILAGQGLSRYDKTITPCPLFHVGGLCVHTVPLFYTGGCTVIMREFDPAGLLKMMEQEKATVEFLVPAMWSAVVRVPDFDSYDLSALRYTQSGGAPCPITVIEFLQSKGWDFLEGFGMTETCAGAMVLDADNATRKLGAVGKPVMHDDARVVDEAGADVPQGTVGELVMRGPNIFIGYWKMPDATADAIRDGWFHTGDLARIDDEGFFWIVDRKKDMIITGGENVYPIETEQVLHHHPAIADVAVIGVPDEKWGETVVAVVVPEPGATLAAEEVIGYARERIARYKAPTRVEMIEELPRNATGKILKRELRRIYTGREESVSR; from the coding sequence GTGGACAACGGCCTGGGCTACTGGAGCTATAAGCATGCGGACCTCAATGCGGACCGCGAGGCGTTTGTGCAGGGGGAATCGAGGGTCACGTACGCGCTGTTCAACGTGCGGACGAACAAGCTTGCGAGCGCCCTGGAGGGCATCGGCGTCGGTAAGGGCGACCGCGTCGCATTGCTGTCGACAAACAGCATCGAGTTCATGGAGGTATTGTTCGCGGTCGCCAAGCTCGGCGCGATCTGCGTCCCGTTGAACTTCCGGCTCGCCGGTCCCGAGCTTGCCTACGCGATAGTCAATTCCGAGTCGCGAGCGTTGTTCTACAGTGCCGACCTGCATGGCTCGACCCAGGCAGCGCTGAGCGTTCCGGAGGTTGTCGATCTGCAGCACGTCGTATGCATCCCGGTTGATGAGGCGGACAACGCGGTAGACGTCCCGGACGGTGTCACTCTGTTGGGCTACGAAGCCCTTCTTGAGTCCGGTCGTCCGCAGGACGCTCATCACGCTGTCGACGCGGACGACCCGCTGCTGATCCTTTACACATCCGGTACGACGGGACGGCCCAAAGGGGCCATGCTGACGCACCACAATATGTATGCGAACGCGATCCACCTCATCCTTGCCGGCCAGGGCCTATCCCGATACGACAAGACGATCACCCCTTGTCCGCTGTTCCACGTTGGTGGCCTGTGCGTGCACACCGTCCCACTGTTTTATACGGGCGGCTGCACGGTCATCATGCGCGAGTTCGACCCTGCCGGGCTGCTCAAGATGATGGAGCAGGAGAAGGCCACGGTGGAATTCCTGGTGCCTGCTATGTGGTCGGCCGTCGTGCGGGTGCCGGACTTCGACTCGTACGACCTCTCTGCGTTGCGATACACCCAGTCGGGTGGGGCACCGTGCCCCATCACAGTCATCGAGTTCCTACAGTCGAAGGGCTGGGACTTCCTGGAGGGCTTTGGGATGACCGAGACCTGCGCCGGGGCGATGGTGCTCGATGCGGACAATGCGACTCGGAAGCTCGGTGCTGTAGGAAAGCCGGTGATGCACGACGACGCGCGTGTGGTGGACGAGGCCGGTGCCGACGTACCGCAGGGAACCGTCGGGGAGTTGGTTATGCGTGGCCCGAACATCTTTATCGGCTACTGGAAGATGCCCGACGCTACCGCGGACGCGATTCGGGACGGCTGGTTTCATACGGGCGACCTGGCGCGCATCGACGATGAAGGGTTCTTTTGGATCGTCGACCGAAAGAAAGACATGATCATTACCGGCGGTGAGAACGTTTATCCCATCGAAACTGAGCAAGTGCTGCATCACCATCCGGCGATCGCCGACGTGGCGGTCATCGGCGTACCCGACGAAAAATGGGGCGAAACGGTCGTCGCGGTCGTCGTGCCCGAACCCGGCGCGACTCTTGCCGCCGAGGAGGTCATTGGCTACGCGCGCGAGCGCATTGCTCGCTACAAGGCGCCGACCCGTGTCGAGATGATCGAAGAACTGCCCCGCAACGCGACCGGCAAGATTCTCAAGCGTGAGCTGCGCCGGATCTATACCGGCCGCGAGGAAAGTGTGAGCCGATAG